Proteins encoded in a region of the Carassius auratus strain Wakin chromosome 21, ASM336829v1, whole genome shotgun sequence genome:
- the LOC113038414 gene encoding rho GTPase-activating protein 24-like isoform X3: MGLACFKSWKYNSGAQKEGNRDVLVSPGSYFFLSNSCGQGEEWLKSLNKGVWIPFTGVFGQRLEETVLYERRYGDHMAPLVVEQCVDFIREQGLTEVGLFRQPGQATLVKELQEAFDAGEKPSFDSSTDVHTVASLLKLYLRELPEPLVPFSHYEEFLVCGKRIPSDREKGLQDLRSLLYELPVANFNLLKYICQFLNDVQSYSNVNKMSIQNLATVFGPNILRPKAEDPESIIGGAAVVQHLMSELIREHSLLFSRENCNPPETSLQAALPIQRHSNLVEWVHEPPAHMRQPLLSKDQMVLRDQTVACPHEHSLSLNTKRRGSFQSPCNKNIAHPSEAEQQREENSSPTSSALIYDNYSQNSPAQESLNTRHVPTPSTPLPVTTACSSLSKELEAGVQMCMQSRSWPDIEELSCGPEKALGKSGGSSEAQDSTLSVYDNIVTKEQGEQYIEDREAKGTANVAESSSSWSSCEIVPLDGGSGSGGAASPRNVSPEQFSSFRMDSREEELCPNSPASSSAPTDAPLSTGSSEVFLPNAPQELLGFPASHAMQCLVAGLRQQMTRQKAEYEAKINRLEQRNKVLQGEVAGLRSTLEQQRRWVSVSEIKMRNVERARVDADRRNTTLQQEMEQFFETFGELNAEARKTSRIVQSF, translated from the exons AAGGAAACAGGGATGTACTGGTTAGTCCTGGCTCATATTTCTTCCTGTCAAACAGCTGTGGTCAGGGGGAGGAATGGCTGAAGAGCCTAAATAAGGGCGTCTGGATTCCTtttacag GTGTATTTGGTCAAAGGTTGGAGGAGACAGTCCTGTATGAGAGGAGGTATGGGGATCACATGGCTCCTTTGGTGGTGGAGCAGTGTGTTGATTTCATTCGAGAGCAGGGGCTCACAGAGGTGGGACTCTTTAGGCAGCCCGGCCAGGCCACTCTGGTTAAAGAGCTACAGGAAGCTTTTGATGCTGGGGAGAAACCATCTTTTGACAG CAGCACAGATGTCCACACAGTAGCATCTTTGCTAAAATTATACCTCAGGGAGCTGCCTGAACCTTTGGTGCCGTTTTCCCACTATGAAGAGTTTCTTGTATGTGGCAAAAGAATCCCCTCAGACAGAGAAAAG GGTTTGCAAGACTTGAGGAGTCTCCTTTATGAGCTACCTGTAGCAAACTTCAACCTCCTGAAATACATCTGCCA ATTCTTAAATGATGTGCAGTCATACTCCAATGTCAACAAGATGAGTATCCAGAACTTGGCAACAGTTTTTGGGCCAAATATCCTAAGGCCCAAAGCGGAGGACCCAGAAAGTATCATTGGAG GGGCAGCAGTTGTGCAACATCTAATGTCTGAACTGATCCGTGAGCACAGCTTGCTCTTCTCCAGAGAGAACTGCAACCCTCCTGAAACGTCTTTACAAGCCGCCCTCCCCATACAAAGACACAGTAACCTTGTGGAATGGGTGCACGAACCACCTGCCCACATGAGGCAACCTCTGTTGAGCAAAGATCAAATGGTCCTTCGAGACCAGACTGTAGCCTGTCCACATGAACACTCTCTATCGTTAAACACAAAGAGGAGAGGGTCTTTTCAAAGCCCTTGTAACAAAAACATTGCCCACCCATCAGAGGCAGAGCAACAACGTGAAGAGAACTCTTCACCAACCAGCTCTGCTCTGATTTATGACAACTACAGTCAGAACAGCCCAGCACAAGAATCTCTCAATACAAGGCATGTACCTACACCCTCAACCCCACTACCTGTCACTACTGCCTGCTCTTCTTTGAGCAAAGAACTGGAAGCTGGAGTTCAAATGTGTATGCAGTCAAGGAGCTGGCCTGACATCGAAGAACTTAGCTGTGGACCAGAAAAAGCGCTAGGGAAAAGTGGAGGCAGCAGTGAAGCCCAAGATAGTACCTTATCTGTCTATGACAACATAGTTACTAAGGAGCAGGGGGAGCAATATATAGAGGACAGGGAGGCCAAAGGTACTGCCAATGTGGCTGAGAGCAGCAGCTCTTGGTCCTCTTGTGAGATTGTGCCTTTGGATGGGGGCAGTGGGAGCGGTGGAGCTGCAAGCCCTCGCAATGTCTCCCCAGAGCAGTTCTCCTCATTCAGAATGGACTCTAGAGAGGAAGAGCTTTGCCCTAACTCCCCTGCCTCATCCTCTGCTCCTACAGATGCACCTTTAAGCACCGGCAGCAGCGAAGTCTTTTTACCAAATGCTCCCCAAGAGCTCCTGGGCTTTCCAGCTTCCCATGCAATGCAGTGCCTTGTTGCAGGGCTTCGTCAACAGATGACCAGACAAAAGGCGGAGTACGAGGCAAAAATTAACAG GCTGGAGCAGAGGAACAAGGTACTTCAGGGGGAAGTTGCAGGGCTTCGCTCAACTCTGGAGCAGCAGCGGCGCTGGGTCAGTGTGTCGGAGATCAAAATGAGAAATGTAGAGCGAGCCCGTGTAGATGCTGATAGACGGAACACCACTCTGCAACAGGAAATGGAGCAGTTTTTCGAAACATTTGGCGAGCTTAACGCAGAGGCCCGGAAAACCAGTCGCATTGTTCAGAGTTTTTGA
- the LOC113038414 gene encoding rho GTPase-activating protein 24-like isoform X1 — protein sequence MPENKQTIQRTGSYLSHSAYRKIKRVLSFRRRVFGQRLEETVLYERRYGDHMAPLVVEQCVDFIREQGLTEVGLFRQPGQATLVKELQEAFDAGEKPSFDSSTDVHTVASLLKLYLRELPEPLVPFSHYEEFLVCGKRIPSDREKGLQDLRSLLYELPVANFNLLKYICQFLNDVQSYSNVNKMSIQNLATVFGPNILRPKAEDPESIIGGAAVVQHLMSELIREHSLLFSRENCNPPETSLQAALPIQRHSNLVEWVHEPPAHMRQPLLSKDQMVLRDQTVACPHEHSLSLNTKRRGSFQSPCNKNIAHPSEAEQQREENSSPTSSALIYDNYSQNSPAQESLNTRHVPTPSTPLPVTTACSSLSKELEAGVQMCMQSRSWPDIEELSCGPEKALGKSGGSSEAQDSTLSVYDNIVTKEQGEQYIEDREAKGTANVAESSSSWSSCEIVPLDGGSGSGGAASPRNVSPEQFSSFRMDSREEELCPNSPASSSAPTDAPLSTGSSEVFLPNAPQELLGFPASHAMQCLVAGLRQQMTRQKAEYEAKINRLEQRNKVLQGEVAGLRSTLEQQRRWVSVSEIKMRNVERARVDADRRNTTLQQEMEQFFETFGELNAEARKTSRIVQSF from the exons ATGcctgaaaacaaacagacaatccAGCGGACTGGAAGCTATCTCTCTCACTCTGCTTACAGGAAGATAAAAAGGGTGCTGAGCTTCAGAAGAC GTGTATTTGGTCAAAGGTTGGAGGAGACAGTCCTGTATGAGAGGAGGTATGGGGATCACATGGCTCCTTTGGTGGTGGAGCAGTGTGTTGATTTCATTCGAGAGCAGGGGCTCACAGAGGTGGGACTCTTTAGGCAGCCCGGCCAGGCCACTCTGGTTAAAGAGCTACAGGAAGCTTTTGATGCTGGGGAGAAACCATCTTTTGACAG CAGCACAGATGTCCACACAGTAGCATCTTTGCTAAAATTATACCTCAGGGAGCTGCCTGAACCTTTGGTGCCGTTTTCCCACTATGAAGAGTTTCTTGTATGTGGCAAAAGAATCCCCTCAGACAGAGAAAAG GGTTTGCAAGACTTGAGGAGTCTCCTTTATGAGCTACCTGTAGCAAACTTCAACCTCCTGAAATACATCTGCCA ATTCTTAAATGATGTGCAGTCATACTCCAATGTCAACAAGATGAGTATCCAGAACTTGGCAACAGTTTTTGGGCCAAATATCCTAAGGCCCAAAGCGGAGGACCCAGAAAGTATCATTGGAG GGGCAGCAGTTGTGCAACATCTAATGTCTGAACTGATCCGTGAGCACAGCTTGCTCTTCTCCAGAGAGAACTGCAACCCTCCTGAAACGTCTTTACAAGCCGCCCTCCCCATACAAAGACACAGTAACCTTGTGGAATGGGTGCACGAACCACCTGCCCACATGAGGCAACCTCTGTTGAGCAAAGATCAAATGGTCCTTCGAGACCAGACTGTAGCCTGTCCACATGAACACTCTCTATCGTTAAACACAAAGAGGAGAGGGTCTTTTCAAAGCCCTTGTAACAAAAACATTGCCCACCCATCAGAGGCAGAGCAACAACGTGAAGAGAACTCTTCACCAACCAGCTCTGCTCTGATTTATGACAACTACAGTCAGAACAGCCCAGCACAAGAATCTCTCAATACAAGGCATGTACCTACACCCTCAACCCCACTACCTGTCACTACTGCCTGCTCTTCTTTGAGCAAAGAACTGGAAGCTGGAGTTCAAATGTGTATGCAGTCAAGGAGCTGGCCTGACATCGAAGAACTTAGCTGTGGACCAGAAAAAGCGCTAGGGAAAAGTGGAGGCAGCAGTGAAGCCCAAGATAGTACCTTATCTGTCTATGACAACATAGTTACTAAGGAGCAGGGGGAGCAATATATAGAGGACAGGGAGGCCAAAGGTACTGCCAATGTGGCTGAGAGCAGCAGCTCTTGGTCCTCTTGTGAGATTGTGCCTTTGGATGGGGGCAGTGGGAGCGGTGGAGCTGCAAGCCCTCGCAATGTCTCCCCAGAGCAGTTCTCCTCATTCAGAATGGACTCTAGAGAGGAAGAGCTTTGCCCTAACTCCCCTGCCTCATCCTCTGCTCCTACAGATGCACCTTTAAGCACCGGCAGCAGCGAAGTCTTTTTACCAAATGCTCCCCAAGAGCTCCTGGGCTTTCCAGCTTCCCATGCAATGCAGTGCCTTGTTGCAGGGCTTCGTCAACAGATGACCAGACAAAAGGCGGAGTACGAGGCAAAAATTAACAG GCTGGAGCAGAGGAACAAGGTACTTCAGGGGGAAGTTGCAGGGCTTCGCTCAACTCTGGAGCAGCAGCGGCGCTGGGTCAGTGTGTCGGAGATCAAAATGAGAAATGTAGAGCGAGCCCGTGTAGATGCTGATAGACGGAACACCACTCTGCAACAGGAAATGGAGCAGTTTTTCGAAACATTTGGCGAGCTTAACGCAGAGGCCCGGAAAACCAGTCGCATTGTTCAGAGTTTTTGA
- the LOC113038415 gene encoding mitogen-activated protein kinase 9-like isoform X2, which translates to MTEGEGQFYSVQVGDSTFTVLRRYQQLCAIGSGAQGIVCSALDTVLGIPVAVKKLSRPFQNQTHAKRAYRELVLLKCVNHKNIIRLLNVFTPQKSLEEFQDLYLVMELMDASLCQVIHMDLDHERMSYLLYQILCGIRHLHSVGIIHRDLKPSNIVVKSDCTLKILDFGLARTACTNFMMTPYVVTRYYRAPEVILGMRYKENVDIWSVGCIMGEMVKGSVIFQGTDHIDQWNKVIEILGTPSLEFMNRLMETVRNYVMNKPQFPGVSFNELFPDWAFPSETEHDKIKTSQARDLLSKMLVIDPESRISVQEALNHPYIRVWYDPAEADAPPPQISDKQLEEREHSIEQWKELIYKEVMDWEERNKNGVLKEECLDSTVNSSTTASQSSSINDISSMSTEQTLASDTDSSCIDTLTGPLEE; encoded by the exons ATGACCGAGGGGGAGGGGCAGTTCTACAGCGTTCAGGTGGGTGACTCCACCTTTACGGTCCTCAGAAGGTACCAGCAGCTCTGCGCCATTGGATCCGGTGCCCAGGGTATCGTCTG CTCCGCTTTGGACACCGTACTTGGCATCCCAGTCGCTGTGAAGAAGCTGAGCCGGCCCTTTCAGAACCAGACCCATGCGAAGAGGGCTTACAGAGAGCTGGTTCTGCTCAAGTGTGTTAATCACAAGAAT ATCATCCGTTTGCTTAATGTCTTCACACCCCAGAAGTCATTGGAAGAGTTTCAGGATCT GTACTTGGTAATGGAACTGATGGACGCTAGCCTTTGTCAGGTGATCCACATGGACCTGGACCATGAGAGGATGTCTTACCTGCTCTACCAGATCCTGTGTGGCATCAGACATCTCCACTCAGTTGGCATCATTCACAGG GATCTGAAGCCTAGTAACATCGTAGTGAAGTCTGACTGCACCCTAAAGATCTTAGACTTTGGGCTGGCCAGAACCGCCTGCACTAACTTCATGATGACACCCTATGTAGTAACCAGATACTACAGAGCACCAGAGGTCATCTTGGGAATGAGATACAAGGAGAAtg TGGATATCTGGTCGGTGGGCTGCATCATGGGTGAGATGGTTAAAGGAAGTGTCATATTCCAGGGCACTGATC ATATTGACCAGTGGAATAAAGTGATTGAGATTTTGGGAACCCCCTCGCTGGAGTTTATGAACCGTTTGATGGAGACCGTAAGGAACTATGTAATGAACAAACCCCAGTTTCCTGGAGTCAGCTTTAATGAGCTTTTTCCCGATTGGGCCTTCCCTTCAGAGACAGAGCATGACAAGATCAAAA CTAGTCAAGCACGAGACCTGCTGTCAAAGATGCTGGTAATCGACCCTGAAAGCCGCATCTCTGTGCAGGAGGCCCTCAATCACCCTTACATCCGTGTGTGGTACGACCCAGCCGAGGCCGATGCG CCTCCTCCGCAGATATCAGACAAGCAGTTGGAGGAGCGGGAACACAGCATTGAGCAGTGGAAAG AGTTGATTTATAAAGAAGTAATGGACTGGGAGGAGAGGAACAAGAATGGAGTGCTGAAAGAGGAGTGTTTAG ACAGTACTGTGAACAGCAGCACCACTGCCTCCCAGTCATCCTCTATTAACGACATCTCGTCCATGTCAACGGAGCAGACTTTGGCCTCAGACACCGACAGCTCCTGCATCGACACCCTCACAGGACCATTAGAGGAGTGA
- the LOC113038415 gene encoding mitogen-activated protein kinase 9-like isoform X1, which produces MTEGEGQFYSVQVGDSTFTVLRRYQQLCAIGSGAQGIVCSALDTVLGIPVAVKKLSRPFQNQTHAKRAYRELVLLKCVNHKNIIRLLNVFTPQKSLEEFQDLYLVMELMDASLCQVIHMDLDHERMSYLLYQILCGIRHLHSVGIIHRDLKPSNIVVKSDCTLKILDFGLARTACTNFMMTPYVVTRYYRAPEVILGMRYKENVDIWSVGCIMGEMVKGSVIFQGTDHIDQWNKVIEILGTPSLEFMNRLMETVRNYVMNKPQFPGVSFNELFPDWAFPSETEHDKIKTSQARDLLSKMLVIDPESRISVQEALNHPYIRVWYDPAEADAPPPQISDKQLEEREHSIEQWKELIYKEVMDWEERNKNGVLKEECLVDSTVNSSTTASQSSSINDISSMSTEQTLASDTDSSCIDTLTGPLEE; this is translated from the exons ATGACCGAGGGGGAGGGGCAGTTCTACAGCGTTCAGGTGGGTGACTCCACCTTTACGGTCCTCAGAAGGTACCAGCAGCTCTGCGCCATTGGATCCGGTGCCCAGGGTATCGTCTG CTCCGCTTTGGACACCGTACTTGGCATCCCAGTCGCTGTGAAGAAGCTGAGCCGGCCCTTTCAGAACCAGACCCATGCGAAGAGGGCTTACAGAGAGCTGGTTCTGCTCAAGTGTGTTAATCACAAGAAT ATCATCCGTTTGCTTAATGTCTTCACACCCCAGAAGTCATTGGAAGAGTTTCAGGATCT GTACTTGGTAATGGAACTGATGGACGCTAGCCTTTGTCAGGTGATCCACATGGACCTGGACCATGAGAGGATGTCTTACCTGCTCTACCAGATCCTGTGTGGCATCAGACATCTCCACTCAGTTGGCATCATTCACAGG GATCTGAAGCCTAGTAACATCGTAGTGAAGTCTGACTGCACCCTAAAGATCTTAGACTTTGGGCTGGCCAGAACCGCCTGCACTAACTTCATGATGACACCCTATGTAGTAACCAGATACTACAGAGCACCAGAGGTCATCTTGGGAATGAGATACAAGGAGAAtg TGGATATCTGGTCGGTGGGCTGCATCATGGGTGAGATGGTTAAAGGAAGTGTCATATTCCAGGGCACTGATC ATATTGACCAGTGGAATAAAGTGATTGAGATTTTGGGAACCCCCTCGCTGGAGTTTATGAACCGTTTGATGGAGACCGTAAGGAACTATGTAATGAACAAACCCCAGTTTCCTGGAGTCAGCTTTAATGAGCTTTTTCCCGATTGGGCCTTCCCTTCAGAGACAGAGCATGACAAGATCAAAA CTAGTCAAGCACGAGACCTGCTGTCAAAGATGCTGGTAATCGACCCTGAAAGCCGCATCTCTGTGCAGGAGGCCCTCAATCACCCTTACATCCGTGTGTGGTACGACCCAGCCGAGGCCGATGCG CCTCCTCCGCAGATATCAGACAAGCAGTTGGAGGAGCGGGAACACAGCATTGAGCAGTGGAAAG AGTTGATTTATAAAGAAGTAATGGACTGGGAGGAGAGGAACAAGAATGGAGTGCTGAAAGAGGAGTGTTTAG TAGACAGTACTGTGAACAGCAGCACCACTGCCTCCCAGTCATCCTCTATTAACGACATCTCGTCCATGTCAACGGAGCAGACTTTGGCCTCAGACACCGACAGCTCCTGCATCGACACCCTCACAGGACCATTAGAGGAGTGA
- the LOC113038414 gene encoding rho GTPase-activating protein 24-like isoform X2: MPENKQTIQRTGSYLSHSAYRKIKRVLSFRRRVFGQRLEETVLYERRYGDHMAPLVVEQCVDFIREQGLTEVGLFRQPGQATLVKELQEAFDAGEKPSFDSTDVHTVASLLKLYLRELPEPLVPFSHYEEFLVCGKRIPSDREKGLQDLRSLLYELPVANFNLLKYICQFLNDVQSYSNVNKMSIQNLATVFGPNILRPKAEDPESIIGGAAVVQHLMSELIREHSLLFSRENCNPPETSLQAALPIQRHSNLVEWVHEPPAHMRQPLLSKDQMVLRDQTVACPHEHSLSLNTKRRGSFQSPCNKNIAHPSEAEQQREENSSPTSSALIYDNYSQNSPAQESLNTRHVPTPSTPLPVTTACSSLSKELEAGVQMCMQSRSWPDIEELSCGPEKALGKSGGSSEAQDSTLSVYDNIVTKEQGEQYIEDREAKGTANVAESSSSWSSCEIVPLDGGSGSGGAASPRNVSPEQFSSFRMDSREEELCPNSPASSSAPTDAPLSTGSSEVFLPNAPQELLGFPASHAMQCLVAGLRQQMTRQKAEYEAKINRLEQRNKVLQGEVAGLRSTLEQQRRWVSVSEIKMRNVERARVDADRRNTTLQQEMEQFFETFGELNAEARKTSRIVQSF, encoded by the exons ATGcctgaaaacaaacagacaatccAGCGGACTGGAAGCTATCTCTCTCACTCTGCTTACAGGAAGATAAAAAGGGTGCTGAGCTTCAGAAGAC GTGTATTTGGTCAAAGGTTGGAGGAGACAGTCCTGTATGAGAGGAGGTATGGGGATCACATGGCTCCTTTGGTGGTGGAGCAGTGTGTTGATTTCATTCGAGAGCAGGGGCTCACAGAGGTGGGACTCTTTAGGCAGCCCGGCCAGGCCACTCTGGTTAAAGAGCTACAGGAAGCTTTTGATGCTGGGGAGAAACCATCTTTTGACAG CACAGATGTCCACACAGTAGCATCTTTGCTAAAATTATACCTCAGGGAGCTGCCTGAACCTTTGGTGCCGTTTTCCCACTATGAAGAGTTTCTTGTATGTGGCAAAAGAATCCCCTCAGACAGAGAAAAG GGTTTGCAAGACTTGAGGAGTCTCCTTTATGAGCTACCTGTAGCAAACTTCAACCTCCTGAAATACATCTGCCA ATTCTTAAATGATGTGCAGTCATACTCCAATGTCAACAAGATGAGTATCCAGAACTTGGCAACAGTTTTTGGGCCAAATATCCTAAGGCCCAAAGCGGAGGACCCAGAAAGTATCATTGGAG GGGCAGCAGTTGTGCAACATCTAATGTCTGAACTGATCCGTGAGCACAGCTTGCTCTTCTCCAGAGAGAACTGCAACCCTCCTGAAACGTCTTTACAAGCCGCCCTCCCCATACAAAGACACAGTAACCTTGTGGAATGGGTGCACGAACCACCTGCCCACATGAGGCAACCTCTGTTGAGCAAAGATCAAATGGTCCTTCGAGACCAGACTGTAGCCTGTCCACATGAACACTCTCTATCGTTAAACACAAAGAGGAGAGGGTCTTTTCAAAGCCCTTGTAACAAAAACATTGCCCACCCATCAGAGGCAGAGCAACAACGTGAAGAGAACTCTTCACCAACCAGCTCTGCTCTGATTTATGACAACTACAGTCAGAACAGCCCAGCACAAGAATCTCTCAATACAAGGCATGTACCTACACCCTCAACCCCACTACCTGTCACTACTGCCTGCTCTTCTTTGAGCAAAGAACTGGAAGCTGGAGTTCAAATGTGTATGCAGTCAAGGAGCTGGCCTGACATCGAAGAACTTAGCTGTGGACCAGAAAAAGCGCTAGGGAAAAGTGGAGGCAGCAGTGAAGCCCAAGATAGTACCTTATCTGTCTATGACAACATAGTTACTAAGGAGCAGGGGGAGCAATATATAGAGGACAGGGAGGCCAAAGGTACTGCCAATGTGGCTGAGAGCAGCAGCTCTTGGTCCTCTTGTGAGATTGTGCCTTTGGATGGGGGCAGTGGGAGCGGTGGAGCTGCAAGCCCTCGCAATGTCTCCCCAGAGCAGTTCTCCTCATTCAGAATGGACTCTAGAGAGGAAGAGCTTTGCCCTAACTCCCCTGCCTCATCCTCTGCTCCTACAGATGCACCTTTAAGCACCGGCAGCAGCGAAGTCTTTTTACCAAATGCTCCCCAAGAGCTCCTGGGCTTTCCAGCTTCCCATGCAATGCAGTGCCTTGTTGCAGGGCTTCGTCAACAGATGACCAGACAAAAGGCGGAGTACGAGGCAAAAATTAACAG GCTGGAGCAGAGGAACAAGGTACTTCAGGGGGAAGTTGCAGGGCTTCGCTCAACTCTGGAGCAGCAGCGGCGCTGGGTCAGTGTGTCGGAGATCAAAATGAGAAATGTAGAGCGAGCCCGTGTAGATGCTGATAGACGGAACACCACTCTGCAACAGGAAATGGAGCAGTTTTTCGAAACATTTGGCGAGCTTAACGCAGAGGCCCGGAAAACCAGTCGCATTGTTCAGAGTTTTTGA